The genomic interval ttaactactataaaataaaagatttagcttatattaagctagTTAACGCTTTATAACGCCGGTCTATAACTTTAagccctattaaaaataataaaaagctactccGATATtcctatagttattattattataaatttaaatatgcgccGAAGCTCTAaatataggttattattatccttagtaatactatataagggccgtattattttttattactaattaaggctAAAAAGGGCTCTAGGCTAGTTTATTTtctacccctattttaataaaataaaaataatcgcctttaagtattatatttaggatattaatatatatatcggaatatagtaattatagctttataattaaaaatagtcgtATCGGCTAGAgcgtctattttaatatatataaggcatattatataccctattacttttttaataattattactcgagctacttattatactaactagctAGGCTACGcgtactttagtaatatatactaacgtaattaattaattatattaataaaaaaaagcctatattgtttagtaatatatacgcaTATAACTATAGCTCTCGTTATATCTTAAAGTcttaaacctcttataaataaggactaAGAATCGTATTagatcgttattatatatattatagaattatattatcgccttatatatataactattttgaGTATCGATactctttaatatttaataatattacttaatcttTCCTAACTAGCTGCGACTATATgcgtagttatttattataatacgcctTTCGAAATAATAATTcagaatattactaagctagctattttaaaaaagacggatatcgttatataaataactaccgCGGCCgtatatagatctaacttatatatttattatagctatataactagtatagtactataagctataaactacgagactattagctatatcttaaaaattagtaatactatatcttcCTTCGCTATTAaggactatattattatccttaatactatatttaaaagttatttagaaatagATCCGAGGTTAAAGGAGTACTTCGGCTTTGGgaatagtaaaataagtctaggtagtttataaaatacgaataagcctatattatatatatcctaggtatattaaaaagaggttcgcTAACGAGAGGCTAcgtaactaaatatataaaaatcccttttactaaagctaacCTAATCCTTATCccgttaatttataatattactaacttaataattaagcgtaactacttaactatttcggatatttttattacgggaTAGGccggtattaattataccgGATTCGAACTTAGTAATTCCGTTACCGTTTTTAGGGCGggtcttattaaattattatctacttacttagctattttatatagagtATTTAAGGTCTacgtcgttaactatataaaagaacgcCTTATTCTTACTATTTCTATCGGCGCtatcctaattaactttattaataaaaaccctATTACTTAAATTCTAGCTCATAAACCGGACggggttatatatattataaactatattaatatagaggcGTTAAAGTCGAGCCTTTAGATagataaaagtattattatataataaataattaacgtagcgtattttaaaagaagtataggctaattaagtatatataatttataaaacgattTACTTAGCGCaccgtataataataatatcttacttaCGATTCCTTTCCCTATTTcgtccttttttactaagggcttaagtttttaaataagagctattaatttaaagtaatacgctccgtaactaattaactttattaataataataaagcctacttaagctttataattagcgtagttattaatattaaggacgtactaaagtattataaacgctctaataaaaaaaaagaaactaaGGTAGTTatccgctttttaaaataaaacggcttaattatataaagcttttaagttacgggctatattactaCCCTATATAGCTAGTGTTATCTAGTTAGAGATAAGAAtagactacttattatatagtttagtatataataaagaccGATTTTAGAagccttagtatataaagaagttttatatatatatactaagtagagcattagtaagtttataaactaaaactataatatagatatatGCCGAAGGATcgctactatttttaaagttttaattatataatcgtctcgtttattttataaactaataaagcgatatagttaatagggcttatatatatataattaaataaccgAACTCGTATTAATTTTCTAAAAAAACTCTATAACTAAgggtaatactcttattataaatatttataggtcttttttatatacgagcttagaTATAAGTCTTAATACCTTATAAATCTCGCTTTaaaactctttataaataaatatagccttctataactaactaatttaataagatctcttattatatataaagctaagataattaaagaggttataaaaaataaaaaccttatacttagtaactctaatagcttaaggggtacgacttataataatagcgttcttttttaatataaaataataataaaggttattAAATAGCGTATAGCTTACGAAGTAGCCCGGGCGTaaaataatatcgtatttaaagtacttaatatatttaaaaagtcttatatttaaaaagatctatcttagtttattaaatatagttacggtacttaatttatattataagataataagaatagggtatattttaatttattacccctcttacttatattaataaaaagggctaatactaaagactatattacggcgctattaattaaaaagggagatataaaagactttattAAGACCCTACCGGTTTTTAGGGCTTGTACGGACGATGTAATAATAGAGCAGGCCCTAAAGTCTAGACttgaatataaaaataatctaaatactttagttttattatttatatctatttttttaatatatcttaaagttatatattactataaaaatggGTACGAGGGTAGGAcggtttatatagttaagtttaataatataagtttagtatcttttttatttataaggcaTAATATAACGCCCCGCGagaggtatattaataatatagaactTACTTATAGTCCTAGcttaaagatattaataagagaactatacttaaaaatatacgtATACGGgttttcttatttacttaagttatatagagaTAGAAAAAGTCcgaatataaagtaagaaaGATAGcgctaattaaatattaataagtaaatacttatttatatcctagTCCTTTAGACCTAaggcttaaaatataaacttattatacggtcccttttctatttttacgagcctattcTCGGCTACGtattccttaatattaattaaaaagcgccgtaataagttctaaaactactattattagttccctaatataaaaaagcggttgttttttattttactaatcttagttagaataataactaagtcctcctctttttttataaaaacggcctTTATAACGCACCGCTATTCgcactttatattaaatacgagctatttaaaaatattaataatatagccgttttttttatacagGTCTTACCTAATATTTAAGGtaactttaattagcttattatatttttc from Colletotrichum lupini chromosome 2, complete sequence carries:
- a CDS encoding alcohol dehydrogenase GroES-like domain-containing protein, which codes for AGINYTGFELSNSVTVFRAGLIKLLSTYLAILYRVFKVYVVNYIKERLILTISIGAILINFINKNPIT